The proteins below come from a single Terriglobales bacterium genomic window:
- a CDS encoding PilZ domain-containing protein: MGKPDEKRRSPRFSVEVPVTVRVQNGGVHEQSSKTRDISERGIFLYSDSELVPGAEMELVVMLPPELTNGSSAWVCCQARVVRVEDPGADGMFGVAAVMERYAVLPEV; encoded by the coding sequence ATGGGCAAGCCCGACGAAAAGCGCAGGTCGCCACGTTTCAGCGTGGAGGTCCCGGTCACCGTTCGCGTGCAGAACGGCGGCGTGCACGAGCAGAGCTCGAAGACGCGCGACATCAGCGAGCGTGGCATCTTCCTCTATTCGGATAGCGAACTTGTCCCCGGCGCCGAGATGGAACTGGTCGTCATGCTCCCGCCCGAACTCACCAACGGCAGCAGCGCCTGGGTATGCTGCCAGGCCCGTGTGGTCCGCGTCGAAGACCCCGGCGCCGACGGCATGTTCGGCGTCGCCGCCGTCATGGAGCGCTACGCCGTACTGCCTGAAGTCTAG
- a CDS encoding FAD-binding oxidoreductase: MNPAVAAPSLADELAAIVGDAHVSAAAAELQSLAIDGVVPAAAVTPGSAEEVTAIIALANQRGWCVAPHGGGAQQAIGNIPERIDVLLRTSRLTQVEHHDPGDLTIGVGAGMTLGELDRIVAEHGQMLPMDVLENDTRTVGGLLATAAQGPMRFACGTVRDHCIGIRFVAGDARRVKGGGRVVKNVAGYDLMKLLIGSYGTLGVITSASFKLAPRPRQTVTLAAGFPNSSAALACYEHVASSPLTPMCLELVSPHAKRFLRPAAAPVHPEDYTPPSGPTRSTNWAVFVRAAGSDAVLARYRRDLGQTATREISGPEENTLWRRVAALDAEAAARQRNAMVVQIAVTNTEVAGAIAAVEKTATDYNFVSSIIGRMGAMIAVFSPLAVDPPSAMQYAGAASALRAALPRSSVAIVTRCPLEAKRHFDVWGTPTSDLASMRAIKQKLDPNAILNRGRFVV; this comes from the coding sequence ATGAATCCCGCCGTGGCCGCGCCATCGCTTGCCGACGAACTCGCCGCCATCGTGGGCGACGCGCACGTTTCAGCGGCTGCAGCCGAACTGCAATCGCTTGCGATTGACGGCGTCGTCCCCGCGGCCGCCGTCACCCCCGGCTCAGCCGAGGAAGTCACGGCGATCATCGCGCTCGCCAACCAGCGCGGCTGGTGCGTCGCACCGCACGGCGGCGGAGCGCAGCAGGCAATCGGCAACATCCCCGAGCGCATTGACGTGCTCTTGCGCACCTCGCGCCTGACCCAGGTCGAGCACCACGATCCCGGCGACCTCACCATCGGCGTCGGCGCCGGCATGACGCTTGGTGAGCTCGACCGCATCGTCGCCGAGCACGGCCAGATGCTGCCCATGGATGTTCTTGAAAACGACACGCGAACCGTCGGCGGCCTGCTCGCGACGGCGGCGCAAGGCCCTATGCGCTTCGCCTGCGGCACGGTGCGCGACCACTGCATCGGCATTCGCTTCGTCGCCGGCGACGCGCGCCGCGTCAAAGGCGGCGGCCGCGTGGTGAAGAACGTTGCCGGCTACGACCTGATGAAGCTGCTCATCGGCAGCTACGGCACGCTCGGCGTCATCACCAGCGCCAGCTTCAAGCTGGCGCCGCGCCCGCGGCAAACGGTCACGCTCGCCGCCGGATTTCCAAACTCGTCCGCTGCGCTGGCCTGCTACGAGCACGTGGCTTCGTCGCCACTCACACCCATGTGCCTGGAGCTCGTTTCGCCGCATGCCAAGCGTTTTCTGCGCCCGGCGGCAGCCCCCGTCCATCCCGAGGACTACACGCCGCCCTCCGGCCCCACGCGAAGCACGAACTGGGCCGTGTTCGTTCGCGCCGCGGGAAGCGACGCCGTCCTGGCCCGCTATCGCCGTGATCTCGGCCAGACCGCGACCCGCGAAATAAGCGGCCCGGAGGAAAATACGCTCTGGCGGCGCGTCGCCGCGCTCGATGCGGAAGCCGCAGCGCGCCAGCGCAACGCCATGGTCGTGCAGATCGCGGTCACGAACACGGAAGTCGCCGGCGCGATCGCCGCGGTCGAAAAGACCGCCACCGACTACAACTTCGTTTCCTCGATCATCGGACGCATGGGCGCAATGATCGCCGTTTTCAGTCCGCTCGCAGTCGATCCGCCCTCGGCCATGCAGTACGCCGGCGCCGCTTCGGCCCTGCGCGCGGCGTTGCCACGCAGCTCGGTGGCGATCGTCACGCGCTGCCCACTCGAGGCCAAGCGCCACTTCGATGTGTGGGGAACGCCGACCTCAGACCTGGCTTCCATGCGCGCCATCAAGCAGAAGCTCGATCCCAACGCCATTTTGAATCGAGGACGTTTCGTGGTGTGA
- a CDS encoding YbjQ family protein, with the protein MPAVRHDMVSTTFDLTGHRVVRTLGVVRGITVRSRSVLGTIGAGLQTLVGGNITLLTELCEKSRSKAFELMLQHAAELGANAIVGARYDATEVMQGVTEVLAYGTAVVAEPVR; encoded by the coding sequence ATGCCGGCCGTCCGCCACGATATGGTCAGCACCACCTTCGATCTCACCGGACACCGCGTCGTCCGCACGCTGGGCGTCGTTCGCGGCATCACCGTGCGCTCGCGCTCGGTACTGGGCACCATCGGCGCGGGATTGCAGACGCTGGTAGGCGGCAACATCACCCTGCTCACCGAGCTCTGCGAGAAGTCCCGCTCGAAAGCCTTCGAGCTGATGCTGCAGCACGCGGCCGAGCTGGGCGCCAACGCCATTGTGGGCGCGCGCTACGACGCGACTGAGGTCATGCAGGGCGTGACCGAGGTGCTCGCCTACGGAACGGCGGTCGTGGCCGAGCCGGTGCGCTGA
- a CDS encoding lipid-binding SYLF domain-containing protein: MKKSVVLLFAITLTAATAIGCSSRKTAVNAQGQTVTGPKAEVLDRMQQSSKVLHDIMNAPDSEIPAEVLKSAKCVAIVPSMIKGGFVVGGQHGRGVATCRRPNAGWSAPAFFTLTGGSWGAQIGAEGVDLVMLIMNDEGMQQLMSNQFKVGASGSVAAGPVGRHAEASTDWKMSTGVLTYSRTRGLFAGLDLNGAVVKPDEDSTVAFYGKNVNFSDTLAGKVTTPAAAQTFLSSVRQAFREAKQETAGF; encoded by the coding sequence ATGAAGAAGTCTGTTGTTCTGCTGTTCGCAATCACTCTCACGGCGGCGACTGCGATTGGCTGTTCGTCGCGAAAAACGGCCGTCAATGCGCAAGGCCAGACGGTCACCGGGCCCAAAGCCGAGGTACTCGACCGCATGCAGCAGTCCTCGAAAGTACTCCATGACATCATGAACGCGCCTGACAGCGAGATTCCGGCCGAAGTGTTGAAGTCGGCCAAGTGCGTGGCGATTGTTCCCTCGATGATAAAAGGCGGTTTCGTCGTGGGCGGCCAGCACGGCCGCGGCGTGGCGACGTGCCGTCGTCCGAACGCCGGCTGGAGCGCGCCGGCATTTTTCACGCTGACCGGCGGAAGCTGGGGCGCGCAGATCGGCGCCGAAGGGGTGGACCTGGTGATGCTCATCATGAACGACGAGGGCATGCAGCAGCTCATGTCGAACCAGTTCAAGGTTGGCGCCTCCGGTTCGGTCGCGGCCGGTCCGGTTGGGCGCCATGCGGAAGCTTCGACCGACTGGAAGATGAGCACGGGCGTCCTTACTTACTCGCGCACGCGCGGGCTGTTCGCCGGCCTCGACCTGAACGGCGCGGTGGTGAAGCCGGATGAGGATTCCACTGTGGCTTTTTACGGCAAGAACGTGAACTTTTCCGACACCCTGGCGGGCAAGGTGACCACGCCCGCGGCGGCGCAGACGTTTCTGTCATCCGTGCGGCAGGCCTTCCGCGAAGCCAAGCAGGAGACCGCCGGCTTCTAA
- a CDS encoding NAD(P)-dependent oxidoreductase — translation MRVAFLGLGIMGRGMASNLVKAGHAVSAWNRTPGKQVENARIASTPAEAAEGADVVWLCVSDTNAVESVLFGEDGVEPQLREGSIVVNSSTISPSATREFAERVRAGGADFVDAPVTGSKVAAESGQLVFIVGGAEATIERIQPLFSAMGKTVLRMGDVGMGQSAKLAQNLMTSVIFEAFAEALTLATKLGVQPESLLALIQSSMVRSGVVDYKAPLVLRRDFSAHFPMRLMFKDIRLMLEAAKETRVKLPALETVSEIYELAMEEGQQDLDYAATLTLLEKWAGVEVRGAAAS, via the coding sequence ATGCGCGTTGCATTTCTCGGACTCGGCATCATGGGCCGCGGTATGGCCTCAAATCTTGTGAAGGCGGGACACGCAGTGTCCGCCTGGAATCGCACTCCTGGTAAGCAGGTAGAAAATGCGCGAATCGCCTCCACGCCGGCCGAAGCGGCCGAAGGCGCGGACGTCGTCTGGCTCTGCGTCTCCGATACGAACGCTGTCGAAAGCGTCCTGTTCGGCGAAGACGGCGTCGAGCCACAGCTGCGCGAGGGCAGCATCGTGGTGAACTCCAGCACCATCTCGCCCAGCGCCACCCGTGAATTCGCCGAGCGCGTGCGCGCCGGCGGGGCCGATTTCGTTGACGCGCCCGTTACCGGCTCCAAGGTCGCCGCCGAAAGCGGACAGCTCGTCTTCATCGTCGGTGGCGCCGAAGCCACCATCGAGCGCATTCAGCCGCTGTTCTCGGCGATGGGAAAAACCGTGCTGCGCATGGGCGACGTAGGCATGGGCCAGTCCGCCAAGCTCGCTCAAAACCTCATGACTTCGGTGATCTTCGAAGCCTTCGCCGAGGCCCTCACGCTGGCCACCAAGCTCGGCGTGCAGCCTGAGTCGCTGCTCGCGCTCATTCAGTCCAGCATGGTGCGCAGCGGCGTGGTTGACTATAAGGCGCCCCTGGTCCTGCGCCGCGATTTCTCAGCGCACTTTCCCATGCGCCTCATGTTCAAAGACATTCGCCTCATGCTCGAGGCGGCGAAGGAGACGCGCGTCAAATTGCCTGCTCTCGAGACCGTCAGCGAGATCTATGAGTTGGCGATGGAAGAAGGCCAGCAGGACCTGGATTACGCCGCCACCCTTACGCTGCTGGAAAAGTGGGCCGGCGTCGAAGTCCGCGGCGCCGCCGCTTCATAG
- a CDS encoding FAD-linked oxidase C-terminal domain-containing protein: MRFPSVIRQLKKIAGSDAVLDRPEDLMLYEYDGGLAQGTPRAVVFPQTTEQVSAIMKLATAENLSVVPRGAGTGLSGGAISRQGSIVLGFARMNRILEIDIPNRRAVVQPGVVNLELSNATSRFGYYFAPDPSSQKACTIGGNVAENSGGPHTLAYGVTVNHVTGLEVVLPDGRVVEFGSKVADSCGYDLPGFFVGSEGTLGIATKITVKLSRLPEAVATLLGIFNTVEDAANTVVAITREGITPAALEMLDGWTLRTVEAATHAGFPLDSGAVLLIEVEGLREAVAEQVDAVRRVCAEQRAREVRVAKDERERQLLWAGRKNAFGAIGRISPSYYVQDGVIPRTRVPDTLRHIENIGKKYGLTIGNIFHAGDGNLHPLILFDPRDAEMTHRTHEAGREILEYCVAVGGSITGEHGVGMEKNELMPLNFSGDDLSAMACLRDAFNPRSTLNPQKILPTTRSCREVMTPRFPGVVESRPPGQA; this comes from the coding sequence ATGCGCTTTCCCTCCGTCATCAGGCAGTTGAAGAAGATCGCCGGCAGCGACGCCGTGCTCGACCGCCCGGAAGACCTCATGCTTTACGAGTACGACGGCGGCCTGGCGCAGGGCACGCCGCGCGCGGTAGTTTTCCCGCAGACGACCGAGCAGGTTTCCGCGATCATGAAGCTCGCCACGGCCGAAAACCTCTCCGTCGTCCCTCGCGGCGCTGGCACCGGTTTGAGCGGCGGCGCCATCTCGCGGCAGGGAAGCATCGTGCTCGGCTTCGCCCGCATGAACCGCATCCTGGAAATCGACATCCCGAATCGCCGCGCCGTCGTCCAGCCCGGGGTGGTGAACCTGGAGCTGAGCAACGCCACCTCGAGGTTCGGCTACTACTTCGCGCCCGATCCCTCCAGCCAGAAGGCGTGTACCATCGGCGGCAACGTTGCTGAAAATTCCGGCGGTCCGCACACGCTGGCCTACGGCGTCACCGTGAACCACGTCACCGGACTCGAGGTCGTGCTGCCCGACGGTCGCGTGGTCGAGTTCGGCAGCAAGGTGGCCGACAGCTGCGGCTACGACCTGCCCGGCTTCTTCGTCGGCTCCGAGGGCACGCTCGGTATCGCGACGAAGATCACGGTCAAGCTTTCGCGCCTGCCGGAAGCGGTCGCCACCCTCCTCGGTATCTTCAATACCGTGGAAGACGCCGCCAACACCGTGGTCGCCATCACGCGCGAAGGCATTACCCCGGCGGCGCTCGAAATGCTCGATGGCTGGACGCTCCGCACCGTGGAAGCCGCCACCCACGCCGGTTTCCCCCTCGACTCCGGCGCCGTGCTGCTCATCGAAGTCGAAGGTCTGCGCGAAGCCGTGGCCGAACAGGTGGACGCCGTGCGGCGCGTTTGCGCCGAGCAGCGTGCGCGCGAGGTGCGCGTCGCCAAAGACGAGCGCGAGCGCCAGCTCCTCTGGGCCGGGCGCAAAAATGCCTTCGGCGCCATCGGCCGCATCTCTCCTTCTTATTACGTGCAGGACGGCGTCATTCCGCGTACCCGCGTGCCCGACACGCTGCGTCACATCGAAAACATCGGCAAGAAATACGGCCTCACGATCGGCAACATCTTTCACGCGGGCGACGGCAACTTGCACCCGCTCATCCTCTTCGATCCGCGCGATGCCGAGATGACCCATCGCACGCACGAGGCCGGGCGCGAGATCCTCGAGTATTGCGTCGCGGTTGGGGGCTCCATCACCGGCGAGCACGGCGTCGGCATGGAAAAGAACGAGCTCATGCCGCTGAACTTCTCCGGCGACGACCTGAGCGCGATGGCCTGCCTGCGCGACGCCTTCAACCCGCGCTCCACGCTCAACCCGCAAAAAATCCTGCCCACCACACGCAGCTGCCGCGAAGTCATGACGCCGCGCTTTCCCGGCGTGGTCGAATCGCGCCCCCCAGGACAGGCATGA
- a CDS encoding heterodisulfide reductase-related iron-sulfur binding cluster produces the protein MSIPPVNPVSSADRPTWDLYSVCVHCGLCLTQCPTYRVLGMEMDSPRGRIYQVLQVDSGRLPIGEAFVTHIDRCLDCRACETACPSGVEYGRIVERARAQIEQHYRRPWLERKLRAYFFNRVLADFDVLARWARRLRFYQQSGIRTLARSLGMLKLFGVAKLDSLQPTIEPDFFFRQIGETYAAEGERRGRVAFLAGCISSVAFAELNRATIRVLQKNGVEVWVPPRQGCCGALHAHAGFREQARVLARRNIDAMLRDDVDAIVTNAAGCGSTLKEYADLLSADTAYAGKAHTFGGKVRDVTEYLAALGLRPLPAKRAQRVTYQDPCHLAHGQRVRSAPRQLLAALGAHLVEMNHSDYCCGSAGVYNVVQNKLSMQILDRKMDDVAATSADVVATANVGCMLQLRAGVAQRGLNLQVRHVIELLDAAYSA, from the coding sequence ATGTCAATCCCGCCCGTCAACCCCGTGAGCTCCGCCGACCGCCCCACCTGGGACCTCTACAGCGTCTGCGTTCACTGCGGCCTCTGCCTCACGCAGTGTCCCACGTACCGCGTGCTCGGGATGGAAATGGATTCACCCCGCGGACGCATCTATCAGGTGCTGCAGGTGGATTCCGGCCGGCTGCCCATCGGCGAAGCTTTCGTCACGCACATCGATCGCTGCCTCGACTGCCGCGCCTGCGAGACCGCCTGCCCCTCAGGCGTCGAGTACGGACGCATCGTCGAGCGCGCCCGCGCACAGATCGAGCAGCACTACCGCCGTCCGTGGCTAGAGCGAAAGCTGCGCGCGTATTTCTTCAACCGCGTCCTGGCTGACTTCGATGTGCTCGCCCGGTGGGCGCGCCGCCTGCGCTTCTATCAGCAGTCAGGAATACGCACGCTCGCGCGTTCATTGGGGATGCTCAAACTTTTCGGCGTGGCTAAGCTCGACTCCCTCCAGCCCACGATCGAGCCCGACTTTTTCTTTCGTCAGATCGGCGAAACCTATGCCGCCGAGGGAGAGCGCCGCGGACGCGTTGCCTTCCTCGCCGGCTGCATCTCCAGCGTTGCCTTCGCCGAACTCAACCGCGCTACCATTCGCGTGCTGCAGAAAAACGGCGTCGAGGTCTGGGTTCCGCCCCGCCAGGGATGCTGTGGGGCGCTCCACGCGCACGCCGGCTTCCGCGAACAGGCCCGCGTGCTGGCCCGCCGCAACATTGATGCCATGCTGCGCGACGACGTAGACGCCATCGTCACCAACGCTGCGGGCTGCGGCTCCACACTCAAGGAATACGCCGACCTGCTCTCCGCCGATACCGCCTACGCCGGCAAGGCACACACCTTCGGAGGCAAAGTGCGCGACGTCACCGAGTACCTGGCCGCGCTCGGCCTGCGTCCTTTGCCTGCGAAAAGAGCGCAGCGCGTCACCTATCAGGACCCGTGCCATCTCGCTCACGGACAGCGCGTGCGCTCAGCTCCTCGCCAATTGCTCGCCGCGCTCGGCGCCCACCTGGTCGAGATGAACCACTCCGACTACTGCTGCGGCAGCGCCGGCGTCTACAACGTGGTGCAGAACAAGCTCTCCATGCAGATCCTCGACCGCAAAATGGACGACGTTGCCGCCACCTCGGCCGACGTCGTCGCTACCGCCAATGTCGGCTGCATGCTGCAACTGCGCGCCGGCGTTGCCCAACGCGGCCTCAACCTGCAGGTGCGTCACGTCATCGAGCTGCTCGACGCAGCCTACTCCGCGTAG
- a CDS encoding CBS domain-containing protein, whose translation MATIYDLVRGREVYFVDAAHTVLAAARWMVERNIGAVPVVEGGKLVGIFSERDIMKRVVTEGRDPASTLVRDVMTPNPLVVAPAEKLENCMILMKQHGFRHLPIWDGKTLLGLVSLRDLLLRDLTEKDDEVRHMRAYIHASYGES comes from the coding sequence ATGGCCACCATCTACGATCTCGTCCGGGGACGAGAAGTCTACTTCGTTGACGCTGCCCACACCGTGCTCGCCGCCGCCCGTTGGATGGTGGAGCGCAACATCGGCGCCGTTCCCGTCGTCGAAGGCGGCAAGCTGGTCGGCATCTTTTCCGAACGCGACATCATGAAGCGCGTCGTCACCGAGGGCCGCGACCCCGCATCCACTCTCGTGCGCGACGTCATGACGCCGAATCCTCTCGTAGTCGCGCCCGCCGAGAAGCTGGAGAATTGCATGATCCTGATGAAGCAGCATGGCTTCCGCCACCTGCCCATCTGGGACGGCAAGACTCTCCTCGGCCTCGTTTCCCTGCGCGACCTGCTGCTCCGCGACCTCACGGAAAAAGACGATGAGGTCCGCCACATGCGCGCCTACATCCACGCCAGCTACGGCGAATCGTAA
- a CDS encoding FtsX-like permease family protein, with translation MKAYDALELATRNLRESILRNSLTTLGIAVGVASLVAMLSLGVGLQELAGRRLTQSGLFNTVVVYQQQNFGRGPGRGNDSSNAQASGNSGFSSANTNSSGDANAPATNPLGASEGRVVDEPARQELSKLPNVLEVYPEVRFFGEVRYNNAPHATAIAALPPSSRQSDAFDSLQGSFFSSPDAQEALVLTEFAKDLEKNPKDVIGRELSIRYAERKALASGESAGADAGLWGFSVIPREQKLKIVGVIDSEPYGGMRGFARARVFMPLALAEKLNIVQTSDVRSVMRGRESRTYQSLIVRVKDPNAVQAVEDAARKMGFATFSLLDATRNLRRFFAILDLFLGIFGSLALAVASLGIINTLVMAILERRREIGIMKAIGASDGDVRTLFFAEAATMGFTGGALGVFLGWAIGRIINTGTNIYLQRQQLPPEQIWLVPWWLVGGAIGFSIVVSLVSGLYPAARAARLDPVQALRYE, from the coding sequence ATGAAGGCCTATGACGCGCTCGAACTCGCCACCCGCAACCTCCGCGAATCCATCCTGCGCAATTCGCTCACCACGCTCGGCATTGCCGTCGGCGTAGCATCGCTCGTCGCTATGCTGTCGCTGGGCGTGGGATTGCAGGAACTCGCCGGCCGCCGCCTCACGCAATCCGGACTCTTCAACACCGTCGTCGTGTATCAGCAGCAGAACTTCGGACGCGGTCCGGGCCGTGGCAACGACAGCAGCAATGCGCAGGCTTCCGGCAACTCCGGATTCTCCAGCGCCAACACCAACTCCAGCGGCGACGCGAATGCGCCAGCCACGAATCCGCTCGGCGCCAGCGAAGGCCGCGTGGTGGACGAGCCCGCGCGCCAGGAACTTTCCAAACTTCCCAACGTCCTCGAGGTCTATCCCGAAGTCCGCTTCTTCGGCGAAGTGCGCTACAACAACGCGCCGCATGCCACCGCCATCGCCGCGCTGCCGCCTTCCTCGCGCCAGAGCGACGCCTTCGACAGTTTGCAGGGCAGCTTCTTCTCTTCTCCTGACGCGCAGGAAGCGCTTGTCCTTACCGAGTTCGCCAAGGACCTGGAGAAGAATCCCAAAGACGTAATCGGCAGGGAACTCAGCATCCGCTACGCCGAGCGCAAGGCGCTGGCTTCCGGCGAAAGCGCCGGCGCGGACGCGGGCCTGTGGGGCTTCTCGGTCATACCGCGCGAGCAGAAGCTGAAGATCGTCGGCGTGATCGACTCCGAGCCCTATGGCGGCATGCGCGGCTTCGCCCGCGCGCGCGTCTTCATGCCGCTGGCGCTGGCGGAAAAGCTCAACATCGTGCAGACCTCCGACGTGCGCAGTGTCATGCGCGGGCGCGAGAGCCGCACCTACCAGAGCCTGATCGTGCGTGTGAAGGACCCGAACGCCGTGCAGGCTGTGGAAGACGCCGCCAGGAAGATGGGCTTCGCCACCTTCTCGCTGCTCGACGCCACCCGCAACCTGCGCCGCTTCTTCGCGATTCTCGATCTCTTCCTCGGCATCTTCGGCAGCCTCGCGCTCGCCGTCGCATCGCTTGGCATCATCAACACGCTGGTCATGGCCATCCTCGAGCGCCGCCGCGAAATCGGGATCATGAAGGCCATCGGCGCCAGCGACGGCGACGTCCGCACGCTCTTCTTCGCCGAAGCGGCGACGATGGGCTTCACCGGCGGCGCGCTCGGCGTCTTCCTCGGATGGGCCATCGGCCGCATCATCAACACCGGCACCAACATCTATCTCCAGCGCCAGCAGCTTCCGCCCGAGCAGATCTGGCTCGTTCCCTGGTGGCTGGTCGGCGGCGCCATCGGTTTCTCCATCGTCGTCAGCCTTGTCTCCGGCCTCTACCCCGCTGCCCGAGCCGCCAGGCTCGATCCTGTCCAGGCCCTGCGGTATGAGTAG
- a CDS encoding alpha/beta hydrolase-fold protein, which translates to MARPMRYCALLPPSYDAQPKRTYPVLYFLHGIFENEQTFIDAGAWNLVEHLRERGTIGEFIIVTPDGGSTFFINSRDGRRPWESFFTTEFIPQIEKRYRIAAARASRAVGGVSMGGYGALHLAFAHRQLFAAVAVHSPAIMKTLPPGLMSGGLASSRLAALTDTFGRPLDAAYWQTKNPLTLAAHAPLAGMKIYFDCGREDDYGFDSGAVALDKTLTARRIRHEFHLYPGGHGWVFVAQHLPASLEFVWKAFEKK; encoded by the coding sequence ATGGCGCGGCCTATGCGCTACTGCGCGTTGTTGCCGCCCTCCTACGACGCGCAGCCGAAGCGGACCTATCCCGTTCTCTACTTTCTGCACGGCATCTTCGAGAACGAGCAGACCTTCATCGACGCCGGCGCCTGGAACCTGGTGGAGCACCTGCGCGAGCGGGGAACCATCGGCGAGTTCATCATCGTCACGCCCGACGGCGGCAGCACCTTCTTCATCAACTCGCGCGACGGCCGTCGCCCCTGGGAGAGCTTCTTCACCACCGAATTCATTCCGCAGATCGAGAAGCGCTACCGCATCGCGGCGGCACGGGCCTCACGCGCCGTCGGCGGCGTCTCCATGGGCGGATACGGCGCTCTCCACCTCGCCTTCGCGCACCGGCAATTGTTCGCCGCCGTCGCGGTCCACAGTCCCGCCATCATGAAGACGCTGCCGCCCGGGCTCATGTCGGGGGGCCTGGCCTCCTCGCGCCTGGCCGCGCTGACTGACACCTTCGGCCGCCCCCTCGACGCCGCCTACTGGCAGACGAAAAACCCACTCACTCTGGCCGCGCACGCTCCCCTCGCCGGCATGAAGATCTACTTCGACTGCGGCCGCGAAGACGACTACGGCTTCGACTCCGGCGCCGTCGCGCTCGACAAGACCCTCACCGCCCGCCGCATCCGCCACGAATTCCATCTCTATCCCGGCGGACACGGCTGGGTCTTCGTGGCGCAACACCTGCCGGCGTCGCTGGAGTTTGTGTGGAAGGCGTTTGAAAAGAAGTGA
- a CDS encoding Xaa-Pro peptidase family protein: MISRRSFVAVTAAGAAGSLLERSFAAEPQAPGALPPSIAELKSMRDQAQPISKDERRERLERARRLMLENKLDAIMLTSGTSMQYFTGMRWSGAERLFAAVVPAKGAAFFVCPAFEEDRAREQIALSPLDAQPDVRTWHEDQSPYERVAQGLRERGVSSGVLGIEETTKYVFAEGVGKAAPSVRLASATPVTAGCRQIKSAHELALMQLANKVTLAAFEAAYKAVRDGMTHVEFAGLISTAHARLGFPGGGSLVNVDQYAALPHGSVTPTVIREGSLVLIDGGCTVEGYESDISRTFVLGKPTGKMKQVFDVVHKAQSAALAAARPGVQCQAVDAAARKVIDDAGFGPDYAHFTHRVGHGIGMDGHEWPYLVRGNTLPLAAGMTFSDEPGVYIRGEFGVRLEDDMHITSNGAELFTPQSPSLEHPFERG, translated from the coding sequence ATGATTTCGCGCCGCAGTTTCGTAGCCGTGACCGCCGCAGGCGCGGCGGGGTCGCTTCTGGAGCGGTCGTTTGCCGCAGAACCGCAGGCGCCGGGCGCATTGCCGCCGTCGATTGCGGAATTGAAGTCCATGCGCGACCAGGCCCAGCCCATCAGCAAAGATGAACGCCGCGAGCGGCTGGAGCGCGCGCGGCGGCTGATGCTGGAGAACAAACTCGACGCCATCATGCTCACCAGCGGCACGTCCATGCAGTACTTCACCGGCATGCGCTGGTCGGGCGCGGAGCGGCTGTTTGCCGCGGTGGTGCCGGCGAAGGGCGCGGCGTTCTTCGTGTGTCCCGCGTTCGAAGAAGACCGGGCGCGGGAGCAGATCGCGCTGAGCCCGCTCGATGCGCAGCCTGACGTGCGCACCTGGCACGAAGACCAGAGCCCGTACGAGCGCGTGGCGCAGGGCTTGCGTGAGCGCGGCGTGAGCAGCGGCGTGCTCGGCATTGAAGAGACCACGAAGTACGTCTTCGCCGAAGGTGTGGGCAAGGCGGCGCCGTCGGTGCGGCTGGCGAGCGCGACGCCGGTGACGGCGGGATGCCGCCAGATCAAGAGCGCGCATGAGCTGGCGCTGATGCAACTGGCCAACAAGGTGACGCTGGCGGCGTTCGAGGCGGCATACAAAGCCGTCCGCGACGGAATGACGCACGTCGAGTTCGCGGGGTTGATCTCGACGGCGCACGCGAGGCTCGGCTTCCCCGGCGGCGGATCGCTGGTGAACGTTGATCAGTACGCTGCGCTGCCGCACGGCTCGGTGACGCCGACCGTTATCCGCGAAGGCAGCCTGGTGCTGATTGACGGCGGCTGCACGGTGGAGGGTTACGAATCGGACATCAGCCGCACGTTCGTGCTCGGCAAACCGACCGGCAAGATGAAGCAGGTGTTCGACGTGGTGCACAAGGCGCAGAGCGCGGCGCTGGCGGCTGCCAGGCCCGGCGTGCAGTGCCAGGCGGTAGACGCGGCGGCGCGCAAGGTGATTGACGATGCCGGCTTCGGTCCCGATTACGCGCACTTCACGCACCGCGTGGGACACGGCATCGGCATGGACGGGCACGAGTGGCCATACCTGGTGCGCGGCAACACGCTCCCGCTGGCGGCAGGCATGACGTTCAGCGACGAGCCGGGCGTCTACATTCGCGGCGAGTTCGGCGTGCGGCTGGAAGACGACATGCACATCACCAGCAACGGCGCGGAGCTGTTCACACCGCAGAGCCCTTCGCTGGAACATCCGTTCGAGCGCGGGTAA